In a genomic window of Bacteroidota bacterium:
- a CDS encoding methylated-DNA--[protein]-cysteine S-methyltransferase: protein MNYLHVNFCTYLECPLGYLKIEGNSEFIFSISFSDFKHTDTEFQPELANEASNQLAQYFSGKLQLFNLPTHQAGTEFQQKVWNQLKGIPYGKTCSYLTIARNLNNPKSIRAVGNSNGKNSLAIVIPCHRVIGESGKLVGYAAGLERKKWLLQHEAKYANGVQTLF from the coding sequence ATCAACTATCTACACGTGAACTTTTGCACCTACTTGGAGTGTCCTTTGGGATATTTAAAAATTGAAGGAAATTCTGAATTTATCTTTTCAATTTCATTTAGCGATTTCAAACATACTGATACTGAATTTCAACCTGAATTAGCGAACGAAGCAAGTAACCAATTAGCTCAGTATTTTTCAGGAAAACTGCAGCTTTTTAACCTACCTACACATCAGGCCGGTACCGAATTTCAGCAAAAGGTGTGGAATCAATTAAAAGGTATTCCTTACGGCAAAACTTGCTCTTACTTAACTATTGCCCGTAACTTAAACAATCCAAAAAGTATTCGTGCAGTTGGAAATTCAAACGGAAAAAACTCGTTGGCTATTGTTATTCCATGTCATAGAGTTATTGGTGAATCGGGTAAACTGGTTGGCTATGCTGCAGGACTTGAGCGAAAAAAATGGCTGTTGCAACACGAAGCAAAATACGCTAATGGAGTACAAACCCTTTTCTAG
- a CDS encoding cytochrome-c peroxidase codes for MFKKLFIALFIPLLLMLLASKTDTSSTQIQTKEQLGKKLFFDPILSSDQTISCASCHNPKFAFADSVAFSKGVGNNITTRNVPTVMNVMYREVYFWDGRAKTLEEQAIFPIENPVEMNLKIEDAVARLNTSAEYVNLFKKILHSKPSKSTLAEALAAYEKTLETSATSFDKFAKGDSTAISESAKRGQLVFNFQGHCFDCHFGPDFTGDEFKNIGLYNDKELKDAGRYNITKLESDKGKFKVPGLRNVALTAPYMHNGMFRTLREVIEYYSTPSKFVQNAINVDSITANGFSLTEQDKLDLEAFLLALTDSSFTK; via the coding sequence ATGTTCAAAAAACTATTTATTGCTTTATTTATTCCTTTACTCTTGATGCTCCTTGCATCTAAAACCGATACTTCAAGCACACAAATTCAAACGAAAGAACAGCTTGGAAAAAAACTATTTTTTGATCCGATTTTGTCTTCCGATCAAACAATTAGTTGCGCATCTTGCCACAATCCAAAATTTGCATTTGCCGATAGTGTAGCGTTTAGCAAAGGTGTCGGAAACAATATTACTACACGCAATGTTCCTACGGTAATGAATGTGATGTATCGTGAAGTATATTTTTGGGATGGTCGCGCAAAAACACTCGAAGAGCAGGCTATATTTCCAATAGAAAATCCGGTTGAAATGAATTTAAAAATTGAAGATGCCGTTGCTCGACTAAATACTTCAGCTGAATATGTGAACCTATTTAAAAAAATTCTTCATTCAAAACCCTCTAAAAGTACACTTGCTGAAGCACTTGCAGCTTACGAAAAAACACTTGAAACATCTGCTACCTCTTTCGATAAATTTGCCAAAGGTGATTCAACTGCAATAAGCGAATCGGCAAAAAGAGGGCAATTGGTTTTTAATTTTCAAGGACATTGTTTTGATTGCCATTTTGGTCCTGATTTTACCGGCGATGAGTTTAAAAATATTGGATTGTATAACGATAAAGAATTGAAGGATGCAGGTCGTTACAATATTACAAAACTTGAAAGCGATAAAGGTAAATTTAAAGTACCGGGATTGCGAAATGTTGCGCTTACAGCACCCTACATGCACAACGGAATGTTTCGTACATTACGTGAAGTAATTGAGTATTATTCAACACCCTCAAAATTTGTCCAAAATGCCATTAATGTTGATTCAATTACTGCCAATGGTTTTAGTTTGACAGAACAGGACAAGCTTGACCTGGAAGCATTTTTACTGGCGCTTACCGACAGCAGTTTTACGAAATAA
- a CDS encoding D-2-hydroxyacid dehydrogenase — MKKILANDGIDAQGKSILEKAGFTVVTEKVAQENLIQAINENHYVALTVRSATKVRKELIDACPGLKLIGRGGVGMDNIDVEYAKSKGVQVVNTPAASSHSVAELVFAGLFSMARFTYDSNRQMPVNGDTQFDILKKKYAKGIELGGKTLGIIGIGRIGQSVAKIALGCGMRVIAYDPFIKSVEIPVAIYGAGNVVSKIDTVSLDEVLKEADFITLHVPGGKVISKSEIEKMKDSVCLVNAARGGVIVEQDLIDALNSGKVAHAALDVFENEPTPSKALLTHPKIALTPHIGAATEEAQERIGIELAEKIIAGLN, encoded by the coding sequence ATGAAAAAAATTCTGGCCAATGATGGCATTGATGCACAAGGAAAAAGTATACTTGAAAAAGCTGGTTTTACTGTTGTTACAGAGAAAGTAGCACAGGAAAATTTAATTCAGGCAATTAACGAAAATCACTATGTTGCCTTAACCGTTAGAAGTGCAACCAAAGTTCGTAAAGAGCTAATTGATGCTTGCCCCGGACTCAAACTAATTGGTCGTGGAGGTGTGGGTATGGACAACATTGATGTGGAATATGCTAAAAGTAAAGGAGTACAGGTAGTGAATACTCCTGCAGCTTCATCGCATTCAGTAGCCGAGTTAGTATTTGCAGGTTTGTTTAGCATGGCTCGATTTACCTACGATAGCAATCGTCAAATGCCTGTTAATGGCGATACACAATTTGACATTTTGAAAAAAAAATATGCAAAAGGAATTGAATTAGGCGGGAAAACTCTTGGTATTATTGGTATTGGACGTATTGGACAATCGGTTGCCAAAATTGCTTTAGGTTGTGGAATGCGGGTAATCGCCTATGACCCATTTATTAAAAGTGTTGAGATACCTGTTGCTATTTACGGAGCTGGTAATGTTGTTTCAAAAATTGATACGGTGAGTCTCGATGAAGTGCTGAAAGAAGCTGATTTCATTACCTTGCATGTTCCAGGTGGAAAAGTAATTAGCAAAAGCGAAATCGAAAAAATGAAAGACAGTGTTTGTTTAGTAAATGCAGCTCGAGGTGGAGTAATTGTTGAGCAAGATTTAATCGATGCTTTAAATTCGGGCAAAGTAGCACATGCTGCATTGGATGTTTTTGAAAATGAACCAACTCCTTCAAAAGCACTCTTAACGCATCCAAAAATTGCACTTACACCGCATATTGGAGCTGCTACCGAAGAAGCACAAGAAAGAATTGGTATTGAGCTTGCCGAAAAAATTATTGCAGGATTAAACTAA
- a CDS encoding hotdog fold thioesterase: MAIWFREYTIESIQDLGKNNMVEHLGIELLELGDNYIKGRMPVDHRTKQPTGVLHGGATAALAETLGSIGGNLVIDMNNFTCVGLDINANHLRPVSSGYVYGIAFPFHLGKKTQVWSIEIHNEDGKLIGISRLTLAVIENQQ; this comes from the coding sequence ATGGCTATTTGGTTTAGAGAATATACCATTGAATCAATACAAGACTTAGGAAAAAATAACATGGTAGAGCATCTTGGAATTGAGTTGCTCGAGCTTGGTGATAATTATATAAAGGGTCGTATGCCGGTTGATCATCGAACCAAACAACCCACCGGTGTATTGCATGGAGGTGCTACTGCCGCCTTAGCGGAAACGCTTGGAAGCATTGGAGGTAATTTAGTTATTGACATGAATAATTTTACTTGTGTTGGTTTGGATATTAATGCGAATCATTTGCGACCGGTAAGCTCGGGATATGTGTATGGTATTGCTTTTCCATTTCATCTTGGAAAAAAAACGCAGGTTTGGAGTATAGAAATTCATAATGAAGATGGTAAGTTAATTGGCATTAGTCGGCTCACTCTTGCGGTAATTGAGAATCAACAATAA
- a CDS encoding aspartate aminotransferase family protein, producing the protein MTQRQVFLQHMAQTTSFPLSLEIERAEGLYLYDTSGKKYMDLISGISVSNVGHRHPKVVNAIQLQLEKYLHLMVYGEYIQSPQVQLAQWLSNHLPEALNCSYFVNSGSEAIEGALKLAKRLTGKTEIISFNNAYHGSTTGALSVGGNENFKNAFRPLLPDVRILEFNNTEQFKLLSLNNTACILVEPIQGEAGIIPATKEFLIALRSLCDENNCLLIFDEIQSGAGRTGKLFAFEHYQIVPDILCIAKGMGGGMPIGAFISSHQNMQALTNNPMLGHITTFGGHPVSCAASKAAFELLYEETLLTQIPAKEHLFRSLLQHPTIKEIRGKGLLLALQFDSFENTKKIIDTCIQNGVITDWFLFCDNAMRIAPPLTITETQIKDACAVILNAIETIG; encoded by the coding sequence ATAACACAGCGACAGGTTTTTTTGCAGCACATGGCGCAAACTACTTCTTTTCCGCTTTCGCTCGAAATTGAAAGAGCCGAAGGATTGTATTTATATGATACAAGTGGAAAAAAATACATGGATTTAATTTCCGGTATTTCGGTAAGTAATGTAGGACATCGACATCCTAAGGTAGTGAATGCTATTCAGCTTCAGCTAGAAAAATATTTACACTTAATGGTGTATGGAGAGTATATACAATCACCTCAAGTACAGTTAGCTCAATGGTTAAGTAATCATTTACCTGAGGCTTTAAACTGTAGCTATTTTGTTAATTCAGGAAGTGAAGCCATTGAAGGTGCATTAAAACTTGCTAAACGGCTTACTGGAAAAACTGAAATTATTTCTTTTAATAATGCGTATCATGGAAGTACAACAGGAGCATTGAGTGTTGGAGGAAATGAAAATTTTAAAAATGCATTTCGTCCTCTTTTGCCCGATGTGCGCATTTTAGAATTTAATAATACAGAACAATTTAAATTACTTTCACTAAATAATACTGCTTGCATACTTGTTGAGCCAATTCAGGGTGAAGCGGGAATTATTCCTGCTACCAAAGAATTTTTAATTGCATTGCGAAGTCTTTGTGATGAAAATAATTGCTTGCTTATTTTTGATGAAATACAATCGGGTGCAGGTCGAACCGGAAAACTCTTTGCCTTTGAACATTACCAAATTGTTCCCGATATACTTTGTATTGCAAAAGGAATGGGTGGTGGAATGCCAATTGGTGCTTTTATAAGTTCACATCAAAATATGCAAGCACTTACAAATAACCCTATGCTGGGGCATATTACCACATTTGGAGGACATCCGGTGAGTTGTGCAGCGAGTAAGGCGGCTTTTGAACTTCTGTATGAAGAAACATTGTTGACTCAAATTCCAGCCAAAGAACACTTGTTTCGAAGCTTGTTACAACATCCAACAATTAAAGAAATTAGAGGTAAGGGATTACTTTTGGCGCTGCAATTTGATAGCTTTGAAAACACAAAAAAAATAATTGATACTTGTATTCAAAATGGAGTTATCACCGACTGGTTTTTATTTTGCGATAATGCGATGCGCATTGCCCCTCCCCTAACAATTACAGAAACTCAAATAAAGGATGCATGTGCTGTAATTTTGAATGCCATAGAAACCATTGGTTGA
- a CDS encoding DUF1015 domain-containing protein, protein MAIIKPFKALRPSRDKVHLVASRSFDTYSSAELSAKLKGNPYTFLHIIKPDYPTHSKGSDQDTAYLHLIKAHFNEFIDKGYLISDATPGFYLYQQHKNNRIYTGIIACASIQDYFDGVIKIHEQTLTEKETRFKEYLEVCDFNAEPVCISYPDNTAINGIIEKMLVTRPEYDFSTRDEERHKLWIIKDYENVKTIMDEFGKMKSVYIADGHHRSASSALLGKTKRDQFPNFNGEENYNYFMCVFFSEKQLHIYDFNRVVKDLNGLSNEDFITQISEKFEVVKKGNEPYYASQLHNMSMYLDGNWYSLTAKKGTYHSNDPVGSLDASILSEHILAPVLGIKDLKTDKRVRFVSGIKGMEELQKQVDDGKMKVAFGLYPVSMQQLKNIADNACIMPPKTTWIEPKLRSGLVIYSLS, encoded by the coding sequence ATGGCTATTATTAAACCTTTTAAAGCGCTTCGACCTTCGCGTGATAAGGTACATTTGGTTGCGTCGCGCTCATTCGACACCTATAGTTCGGCCGAATTGTCGGCAAAATTAAAAGGCAACCCTTACACATTTCTACACATCATTAAGCCCGACTATCCTACGCATAGTAAAGGAAGTGATCAGGATACAGCCTATCTGCATTTAATAAAAGCACACTTTAATGAGTTTATTGATAAAGGCTATTTAATTTCGGATGCTACACCCGGGTTTTATCTCTATCAACAACACAAAAACAACCGTATTTACACGGGCATTATCGCTTGTGCCTCTATTCAGGATTACTTTGATGGTGTAATAAAAATTCATGAACAAACTTTAACTGAAAAAGAAACTAGATTTAAAGAGTACTTAGAAGTATGCGACTTTAATGCTGAACCTGTGTGTATTAGCTATCCTGACAATACTGCTATAAATGGTATTATTGAAAAAATGTTAGTAACACGGCCCGAATACGATTTTAGCACGCGCGATGAAGAACGACACAAACTCTGGATTATAAAAGATTATGAAAATGTGAAAACGATTATGGATGAGTTTGGAAAAATGAAATCGGTATACATTGCCGATGGTCATCATCGTTCAGCTTCATCGGCCTTATTAGGTAAAACGAAGCGTGATCAATTTCCCAACTTTAACGGCGAGGAAAATTATAATTATTTTATGTGTGTATTTTTTTCGGAAAAGCAGCTGCACATTTATGATTTTAACCGGGTTGTAAAAGATTTGAATGGACTTAGCAATGAAGATTTTATTACCCAAATCAGTGAAAAATTTGAAGTAGTAAAAAAGGGAAATGAACCTTACTATGCAAGTCAACTGCACAATATGAGTATGTACCTTGATGGTAATTGGTATTCGTTGACCGCCAAAAAAGGAACCTATCATAGCAATGATCCTGTTGGTAGCTTAGATGCATCAATACTTTCGGAGCATATTTTAGCACCGGTATTGGGGATTAAAGATTTGAAAACCGATAAGCGAGTGCGTTTTGTATCGGGTATTAAGGGCATGGAAGAGCTGCAAAAACAGGTAGATGATGGTAAAATGAAAGTTGCCTTTGGTTTATATCCTGTAAGCATGCAACAATTAAAAAACATTGCCGATAATGCATGCATCATGCCTCCTAAAACTACCTGGATTGAACCTAAACTAAGAAGCGGTTTAGTAATTTATAGTTTGAGTTAA
- a CDS encoding putative phage abortive infection protein produces MKALKRIWSELWLPILIIVLIAVFYEQILISFPHWLIKIYHSQFNSKDIDPAETGPIGDTYGGMLGPLIALFAAFLTFLAFWVQFKANVEQKRDLQIERFENKFYELLRFHKDNISEIKIDGHEGTVEKRKAFVSMYNEFRYSFWCCKDKYDELSEKGELKNRYNDEQLLRLAYIFFLGGVGDNSDMVSKAINKNPNYQLEEKLFTAVLNYFKLIKSKSIRPAYIDYDGYPVVLRLRYLPWGGHQSRLGHYYRHLFQTVKYVDKQDTDLISDEEKVDYLRMLRAQLSDYEQVLLYYNAISHFGEGWLQNNYFIKYKMIHNIPLPLASFGITPTEKFKSELEKDSSMFEWAER; encoded by the coding sequence ATGAAAGCACTCAAAAGAATATGGTCGGAATTGTGGTTACCAATTTTGATTATTGTGTTGATTGCGGTTTTTTACGAGCAAATTCTTATTTCATTTCCACATTGGCTTATTAAAATTTACCATAGCCAATTCAATAGCAAAGACATTGATCCTGCCGAAACCGGTCCTATTGGTGATACCTACGGAGGTATGCTTGGACCACTCATAGCACTATTTGCAGCATTCTTAACCTTTTTAGCATTTTGGGTGCAGTTTAAAGCCAATGTTGAACAAAAGCGCGATTTGCAAATTGAACGTTTCGAAAATAAATTTTACGAATTGTTGCGCTTTCACAAGGATAATATTTCTGAAATAAAAATAGACGGACATGAAGGAACGGTTGAGAAGCGTAAAGCTTTTGTTAGCATGTACAATGAGTTTCGCTATTCGTTTTGGTGTTGTAAGGATAAATACGATGAGCTTTCTGAAAAGGGCGAATTGAAAAATAGGTATAACGATGAGCAACTACTACGTTTAGCTTATATATTTTTTTTGGGAGGAGTGGGCGATAATTCAGATATGGTAAGCAAAGCCATTAATAAAAATCCTAACTATCAATTGGAAGAAAAATTATTTACCGCAGTTTTGAATTATTTCAAATTAATAAAATCAAAGAGCATTCGCCCTGCTTATATTGATTACGATGGATATCCTGTGGTATTACGTCTGCGCTATTTGCCTTGGGGTGGTCACCAAAGTCGTTTAGGACACTACTACCGTCATTTGTTTCAAACAGTAAAATACGTGGATAAGCAAGACACTGATTTAATAAGCGATGAAGAGAAAGTGGATTATTTAAGAATGCTGCGCGCGCAGCTTTCTGATTACGAACAAGTGTTGCTGTATTACAATGCAATTTCACATTTTGGTGAAGGTTGGTTGCAAAACAATTACTTTATCAAATACAAAATGATACATAACATTCCTTTGCCACTGGCCTCATTTGGAATTACACCCACTGAAAAATTTAAATCTGAACTCGAAAAGGATTCGTCAATGTTTGAATGGGCTGAACGTTAA
- a CDS encoding tetratricopeptide repeat protein, giving the protein MLEESNEENFEHGEEANEVLERYERMLKLNEQYFFDVAEFEELIDTYIDKKNITKAIQVAQLGLSQHPFTVLFLIRQAQLYAASNQVQKALDTLTKAEMLEPSNTELFVTRGSIFSQLNEFDKAIETYKQALETAEEKDELYMHIAFEYENKSDFESAIKFLKKAVHENPDNEYALYELAFCFDITENTAESVKFYTDFIDRVPYSPAAWFNLGIAYNKASMFEKAIEAYDYAIVVQENFSSAYFNKANSLANLGRFDEAIATYKETFKFEEPDATSFYYMGECYEKMEDWDKALNYYNKSIKMDPEYADAWLGIGIILEYQNRISEGIHYVKKALELNSENADYWYIYGEIQQKLGFFEEAEIGYCKVIELESDNEEVYLDYSNLMYIQEYKEESISMLADGIKHFPDSPELKYRMAALKFIYGDTQDGMYYLESGLSLDFEKHIDIFEYHPALNKNASIIEVIEQYRK; this is encoded by the coding sequence ATGTTAGAAGAAAGCAACGAGGAGAATTTTGAGCATGGGGAAGAGGCGAATGAAGTGTTGGAACGTTACGAAAGAATGCTCAAATTAAATGAACAATACTTTTTTGATGTAGCGGAGTTTGAAGAATTAATTGATACCTACATCGATAAAAAAAATATAACCAAAGCCATACAAGTAGCGCAACTTGGATTAAGCCAGCATCCGTTTACGGTGTTGTTTTTAATTCGTCAAGCTCAGTTGTATGCTGCATCTAATCAAGTACAGAAAGCACTGGACACCTTAACTAAGGCTGAAATGCTTGAACCTTCCAATACAGAGTTATTTGTTACCAGGGGCAGTATATTCAGTCAATTAAATGAGTTTGATAAAGCAATTGAAACTTATAAGCAAGCCCTCGAAACTGCTGAAGAAAAGGATGAATTATACATGCACATTGCTTTTGAATACGAAAACAAAAGTGATTTTGAATCGGCAATTAAGTTTTTGAAAAAGGCTGTACACGAAAATCCCGATAACGAATACGCATTATACGAACTTGCTTTTTGCTTTGATATTACCGAAAATACAGCCGAAAGTGTAAAGTTTTATACCGATTTTATTGACCGTGTACCTTATTCGCCGGCAGCTTGGTTTAATTTAGGAATTGCTTATAACAAAGCCTCCATGTTTGAAAAAGCTATAGAAGCCTATGATTACGCAATTGTTGTACAAGAAAATTTTTCTTCAGCTTATTTCAACAAAGCAAATTCATTGGCCAATTTAGGTCGATTTGATGAAGCCATTGCCACCTACAAAGAAACCTTTAAGTTTGAAGAACCCGATGCAACTTCCTTTTATTACATGGGCGAATGCTACGAAAAAATGGAAGATTGGGACAAGGCATTAAATTACTACAACAAGTCCATAAAGATGGATCCTGAATATGCTGATGCCTGGCTAGGAATTGGAATTATTTTGGAATACCAGAATCGTATCAGTGAAGGCATTCACTACGTTAAAAAGGCTTTGGAGCTTAATTCTGAAAATGCCGACTATTGGTACATTTACGGTGAGATTCAACAAAAACTTGGTTTTTTTGAAGAGGCTGAGATTGGTTATTGTAAAGTAATTGAGCTTGAAAGCGATAACGAAGAAGTGTATCTTGATTATTCAAATTTGATGTACATTCAAGAGTATAAAGAAGAATCAATTTCAATGCTGGCCGACGGTATAAAACACTTTCCGGATAGTCCCGAATTAAAATACCGCATGGCAGCCTTAAAATTTATTTATGGTGATACGCAAGACGGAATGTATTATTTAGAAAGTGGTTTATCGCTCGATTTTGAAAAGCACATTGATATTTTCGAATATCATCCGGCTTTAAATAAAAATGCATCAATTATTGAAGTAATTGAACAGTACCGAAAATAG
- a CDS encoding M48 family metallopeptidase codes for MKKSILIVFIGLTVVSCFKVPISGRRQMNLLPESTMIGMSVTSYKEFLTQNPSLPSGDSQSQMVKNVGAKIQSAVTRYLGQKKMSDRVKGYKWEFNLVNDNTVNAWCMPGGKVVVYSGLLPVTQDEAGLAVVMGHEIAHAIARHGNERMSQGLVTQLGGIGMQVALAQKPKETQDIFMQAYGIGSTLGTLKYSRVHESEADKMGLVFMAIAGYDPSTAIAFWERMAKQGGAKPLQILSTHPSDETRIKDIKAFLPEALKYYKKS; via the coding sequence ATGAAAAAAAGTATACTAATTGTGTTCATTGGATTAACGGTTGTAAGCTGTTTTAAAGTTCCAATTTCTGGACGACGTCAAATGAACTTATTACCCGAAAGTACCATGATTGGTATGAGTGTAACCAGTTACAAGGAATTTCTAACACAAAATCCTTCTTTACCATCGGGTGATTCTCAGTCGCAAATGGTTAAAAATGTTGGAGCAAAAATACAATCAGCTGTAACTCGCTATTTAGGTCAGAAAAAAATGAGTGACCGTGTAAAAGGCTACAAATGGGAATTTAATTTGGTGAACGATAATACTGTAAATGCTTGGTGTATGCCCGGCGGAAAGGTTGTGGTATATTCGGGTTTACTTCCTGTAACACAGGATGAAGCAGGACTTGCAGTTGTTATGGGACACGAAATAGCACATGCCATCGCACGTCACGGTAACGAACGCATGAGCCAAGGATTAGTAACCCAGCTTGGAGGTATTGGTATGCAAGTAGCATTGGCTCAAAAACCTAAGGAAACTCAAGATATATTTATGCAGGCTTATGGTATTGGTTCAACCTTGGGGACATTAAAATACTCACGCGTGCATGAATCTGAGGCCGATAAAATGGGATTGGTATTTATGGCTATTGCAGGATATGATCCAAGTACAGCAATTGCCTTTTGGGAACGTATGGCAAAACAAGGAGGAGCAAAACCTTTGCAAATTTTAAGTACTCACCCTAGCGACGAAACTCGTATCAAGGATATAAAAGCTTTTTTACCAGAAGCTTTAAAATACTACAAAAAGAGTTAA
- a CDS encoding phosphosulfolactate synthase: MNYTLPHIPERSQKPRVSGITMMMDKGISLREAENFISASGHLTDLVKLGFGTSFISPNLQEKIKLYQDAKIKVYLGGTLFEAFIVRNMFDDYRKLLDKLKLDTAEVSDGSLEMPHDKKCEYIQTLSKQVTVLSEVGSKEEGIIIHPAKWIKMMTKELEAGSWKVIAEARESGNVGIYHRDGKAHTLLIDKILARVPAEKIMWESPQKPQQVWFIKLLGANVNLGNIAPNDVISLETLRLGLRGDTFFQFLPKELVKK, encoded by the coding sequence ATGAATTATACATTACCGCACATACCCGAAAGAAGCCAAAAACCAAGAGTAAGTGGAATCACCATGATGATGGACAAAGGAATTAGTTTACGCGAAGCCGAAAACTTTATTTCTGCCAGTGGTCATCTTACCGACCTGGTAAAACTTGGATTCGGGACTTCATTTATTAGTCCAAATTTGCAAGAAAAAATAAAGTTATACCAAGATGCCAAAATTAAGGTGTACTTGGGAGGAACTTTATTTGAAGCATTTATTGTACGCAACATGTTTGACGATTACCGCAAACTCTTGGATAAATTAAAACTCGATACTGCAGAGGTATCGGATGGTTCGCTTGAAATGCCACACGATAAAAAGTGTGAATACATACAAACATTAAGTAAGCAAGTAACTGTACTTTCGGAAGTAGGATCTAAAGAAGAAGGAATTATTATTCATCCTGCAAAGTGGATAAAAATGATGACGAAGGAACTGGAAGCGGGAAGCTGGAAAGTAATTGCAGAGGCGCGAGAAAGCGGAAACGTTGGAATTTATCACCGCGACGGAAAGGCACATACTTTATTAATTGACAAAATTTTGGCTCGAGTTCCTGCCGAAAAAATAATGTGGGAATCTCCACAAAAGCCTCAACAGGTATGGTTTATAAAATTGCTAGGAGCCAATGTTAATTTAGGGAATATAGCTCCTAATGACGTAATTTCCTTAGAAACGCTGCGTTTAGGATTACGTGGCGATACTTTTTTTCAATTTTTACCGAAGGAATTGGTGAAAAAGTGA
- a CDS encoding ATP-dependent Clp protease adaptor ClpS: MILENNETEVLEITEHVVKADNKRALIIHNDDYNTFEHVINTLIDVCKHNPIQAQQCTLIIHYNGKCEVKLGTLQELMPLRFAIQNRGISVTIE; encoded by the coding sequence ATGATTTTAGAAAATAACGAAACCGAGGTATTAGAAATTACCGAACATGTTGTTAAAGCCGACAATAAGCGTGCATTGATAATTCATAACGACGATTACAATACCTTCGAACATGTGATTAATACCCTAATAGATGTGTGTAAACACAATCCTATACAAGCTCAACAGTGTACTTTAATAATTCATTATAATGGAAAGTGTGAAGTGAAATTAGGAACACTTCAAGAGCTTATGCCTTTGCGTTTTGCCATACAAAACCGCGGGATTTCGGTTACTATCGAATAA